A section of the Tenrec ecaudatus isolate mTenEca1 chromosome 10, mTenEca1.hap1, whole genome shotgun sequence genome encodes:
- the LOC142459238 gene encoding uncharacterized protein LOC142459238: protein MSPTAPLVLAQPQTLMQRKSRDWFHRPFKKRT from the coding sequence ATGTCACCTACGGCCCCCTTGGTCTTAGCCCAGCCCCAAACTTTAATGCAAAGGAAAAGTCGGGACTGGTTCCACCGGCCTTTTAAAAAGCGGACTTAA